TGTGCGTTGCCTGTGTTTGGTGCAGTGATGGACCGGCTGAGGTTGAGACTGTTATCAGGGACAGGCGGGTGGAGATCTCCATGGTCCCAGCTTTAGTGCTGCTTCCCATGCTACTGCGGCTGGCAGCCCTGCACTTCCTGCTCGGCCTGGTCATTCTGACAGCCCTGCCTGGCCTGGTGCTGTGGTACTACTACGCCACACACCGGAAGAAGGGCCGCACCCTCTTTTTCCTCAGCCTGGCGCTCTTCTCCCTAGCCTACATGTACTTCCTCTTCATCACAGAGATCCTACCTCGTGGGGACGTAAGTCATCTGCAGCTGGTGACCGTGACAACGGGTGTGGTTCTTACTCTTATCTCTCTTGTGCGCACCAAGAGGGGGCCAGGCTTCGTGCAGCCTTCCCTGGCTGACACACACAGCACCAGCACCAATCATTGCCAACTGCCTGACAAAGACTCTGCCTCTCAGATGGGAGTGGACCAGTCGGTGTTGCCTGCCAGACCAGTGGAACAGCAGACACAGTCCCTGACAGCGAAGGGGGGCAGGTGTCCTCTGTGCAAAGTGGTGCGTCCCCCTCGGGCGGGACATTGCCGGATCTGTGGAGGCTGTGTCCAGCGCCTGGACCACCACTGTATCTGGTGAGTTTCATTAA
This region of Oncorhynchus masou masou isolate Uvic2021 chromosome 8, UVic_Omas_1.1, whole genome shotgun sequence genomic DNA includes:
- the LOC135543878 gene encoding LOW QUALITY PROTEIN: palmitoyltransferase ZDHHC23-A-like (The sequence of the model RefSeq protein was modified relative to this genomic sequence to represent the inferred CDS: inserted 1 base in 1 codon); this translates as MKWEKFKPPEPDDAMCCFECNLDPHGCFCDCDDLDEACSRWLKGEPQKPDCALPVFGAVMDRLRLRLLSGTGXVEISMVPALVLLPMLLRLAALHFLLGLVILTALPGLVLWYYYATHRKKGRTLFFLSLALFSLAYMYFLFITEILPRGDVSHLQLVTVTTGVVLTLISLVRTKRGPGFVQPSLADTHSTSTNHCQLPDKDSASQMGVDQSVLPARPVEQQTQSLTAKGGRCPLCKVVRPPRAGHCRICGGCVQRLDHHCIWINSCVGQANHRSFLLTLLLFLLTSLHGVSLVLRSVCPQQNLLTALLYCPGVYSQYSSALCFTCAWYSSIVTAGLLNLLVLQLINISYNVTEREAQLALRRKNGQSRPCGLVVDTGVYSRGFCQNWAEFLAMREPVDRPSSVLTDLV